One Felis catus isolate Fca126 chromosome D1, F.catus_Fca126_mat1.0, whole genome shotgun sequence DNA segment encodes these proteins:
- the LOC101081753 gene encoding olfactory receptor 52B4-like codes for MPHCLRYQAEVGILDKFLDELNIISRLSSPRSSAPSITTINHTAVSHTIFHLLGIPGLEDQHVWISIPFFVSYVIALLGNSLLICIILTKQSLHEPMYLFLCMLAGADVVLSTCTVPQALAIFWFCAGETSLDRCITQFFIIHCTFMSESGILLVMVFDHYIAICYPLRYTTILTRALIGKIGVTIILRSFCTLFPIVFLLKRLTFCQNNIVPHTFCEHIGLAKYACNDIRVNIWYGFSILILTVVLDVVLIFVSYVLILHAVFHIPSQDARHKALNTCGSHVCIIVLFYSPAIFTTLTQRFGRHIPPHTHILLANICMLAPPMLNPIIYGIKTKQIREQVVHMLFTKQKSLWLKN; via the exons ATGCCTCACTGCCTGAGGTACCAGGCTGAGGTGGGAATTCTTGATAAATTCCTCGATGAATTGAATA TCATTTCTAGGCTTAGCTCCCCAAG GTCATCTGCTCCAAGCATAACAACCATAAACCACACTGCTGTTAGCCATACAATCTTCCACTTGCTGGGCATCCCCGGGCTAGAGGACCAGCATGTGTGGATTTCCATCCCCTTCTTCGTTTCCTATGTCATCGCCCTGCTTGGGAACAGCCTGCTCATCTGCATTATCCTCACAAAGCAGAGCCTCCATGAACCCATGTACCTCTTCCTCTGCATGCTGGCCGGAGCAGATGTTGTCCTCTCCACGTGCACAGTACCTCAGGCCTTGGCCATCTTCTGGTTCTGTGCTGGGGAGACCTCCCTGGATCGCTGCATAACTCAGTTCTTCATCATCCACTGCACTTTCATGTCTGAGTCGGGGATCTTGCTGGTGATGGTGTTTGACCACTACATTGCCATATGCTACCCACTGAGATACACCACTATTCTTACACGTGCACTGATTGGAAAAATTGGCGTGACTATAATTCTGAGAAGTTTCTGTACACTTTTCCCCAtagtatttcttttgaaaagattgACTTTCTGCCAAAATAATATTGTTCCACACACCTTTTGTGAACACATTGGCTTGGCCAAATATGCTTGTAATGACATTCGTGTGAACATCTGGTATGGATTTTCCATCCTAATATTAACAGTGGTTTTAGATGTGGTGCTAATTTTTGTTTCCTATGTGCTGATTCTCCATGCTGTCTTCCACATCCCTTCCCAAGATGCTCGCCACAAAGCTCTTAACACATGTGGCTCCCATGTCTGCATCATTGTCCTCTTTTACAGCCCCGCGATCTTCACAACCCTTACTCAGCGGTTTGGACGCCACATTCCTCCTCATACCCACATCTTGTTGGCCAACATCTGCATGCTTGCCCCACCTATGCTGAATCCCATCATTTATGGGATTAAGACCAAGCAAATCAGAGAGCAGGTGGTTCACATGTTGTTTACAAAGCAGAAATCACTTTGGTTGAAGAACTGA